In Candidatus Izemoplasmatales bacterium, one genomic interval encodes:
- a CDS encoding S16 family serine protease, with amino-acid sequence YEGKTAMLTTGNLGNVMKESALAALSYVRTNAKDYGIDPTLFEKSDIHIHVPEGAIPKDGPSAGVTMATALVSALSHRKVDRFVGMTGEITLKGRVLPIGGLKEKAISAARSGLKRIIIPKGNEKDVEEIPKEVRDVLEIGFAETIDDVLAFALKN; translated from the coding sequence CTACGAGGGCAAGACGGCGATGCTCACCACCGGCAACCTCGGCAACGTGATGAAGGAATCGGCGCTCGCCGCCCTCTCCTACGTCCGCACGAACGCGAAGGACTACGGGATCGACCCGACCCTCTTCGAGAAGTCCGACATCCACATCCACGTCCCCGAAGGCGCGATCCCGAAGGACGGCCCGTCCGCGGGCGTGACGATGGCGACCGCGCTCGTCTCGGCGCTCTCGCACCGCAAGGTCGACCGCTTCGTCGGGATGACCGGCGAGATCACCCTGAAAGGCCGCGTCCTGCCGATCGGCGGCCTCAAGGAGAAGGCGATCTCCGCCGCCCGCTCCGGCCTCAAGCGGATCATCATCCCGAAGGGAAACGAGAAGGACGTCGAGGAGATCCCGAAGGAAGTCCGCGACGTGCTCGAGATCGGCTTCGCCGAAACGATCGACGACGTCCTCGCCTTCGCCCTCAAGAACTGA